From a region of the Candida albicans SC5314 chromosome 1, complete sequence genome:
- a CDS encoding divalent metal ion transporter (Ortholog(s) have inorganic cation transmembrane transporter activity and role in cellular cobalt ion homeostasis, cellular manganese ion homeostasis, cobalt ion transport, manganese ion transport), with translation MRFIGPGLMVSVAYMDPGNYSTAVAAGSAYKYNLLFSILLSNCLAIFLQILAAKLGAVTGLDLAANCKAHFGYKTNLILYALTEIAIIATDLAEVVGTAIALNILFHLPLFVGVIVTVIDVLIVLMAYRPRGPLLFIRIFESFVSVLVAATVVCFGIELYQVSHDSSIHFSVAEVMKGFLPNEDVVDMSDREGGNGLFLSLAILGATVMPHSLYLGSGLVQARLKDYDIKNGFHKPWGKHSIEEPIQEDITVHEEDDNLTPIATPLIQHQEQPGFEKDDESTFDGDDEEDDHYRPSIHAIKDTMSYTIVELVISLFTVALFVNAAILIVAGATLRSGDSKFARDDDNGHESDSDSDDDYQNADLFTIYHLLSKHLSPTAGFVFALALLCSGQSAGVVCTLAGQMVSEGFLSWSLPPVTRRLITRALAIAPCLLVVSFSGREGLAKILNASQVVLSILLPVVSAPLIWFTCNKHTMRVPIFVRDGDEEIDMEYDGEQSTSVATSRFKSSEPAIRLQNLRNSHPCANWEDDDDEQLQQLHLQNEENRLLIGENTTNLVYSSPPTSNLMSRSNSVSATNGVPDSSSSSSSTTIAAQLPLEVYEDLNQDIFRIKGYKDFSNSLATSFVAVLVWVFVASLNLYLIGSMLLGYDVPL, from the coding sequence atGCGATTTATTGGACCGGGGCTAATGGTGAGTGTGGCATATATGGATCCCGGGAATTATTCAACTGCCGTAGCAGCTGGCTCTGCTTATAAGtacaatttattatttctgaTTCTATTGTCCAACTGTTTAGCTATTTTCCTACAAATATTAGCTGCCAAATTGGGTGCTGTGACGGGGTTGGATTTAGCAGCAAATTGTAAAGCTCATTTTGGTTATAAAACAAACTTGATACTTTATGCCCTTACTGAAATAGCTATCATAGCAACAGATTTAGCCGAAGTGGTGGGGACGGCTATTGcattaaatattttatttcatttacCGTTATTTGTCGGTGTGATAGTCACAGTTATTGATGTGCTCATTGTACTAATGGCATACCGTCCAAGAGGTCCACTTTTGTTCATACGGATCTTTGAATCATTTGTATCGGTATTGGTAGCAGCTACCGTTGTATGCTTTGGGATTGAATTGTATCAAGTGAGTCATGATTCATCAATACATTTTTCTGTAGCAGAGGTTATGAAAGGTTTCTTACCAAATGAAGATGTAGTTGATATGTCTGATAGAGAAGGCGGTAATGGTTTATTTTTAAGTTTGGCCATTTTGGGTGCAACAGTGATGCCACATTCGTTGTATCTTGGTTCTGGGTTAGTTCAAGCAAGATTGAAAGATTATGATATAAAAAATGGATTCCACAAGCCGTGGGGTAAGCACTCTATAGAAGAACCTATACAAGAAGATATTACAGTTCATGAAGAGGATGATAATTTAACACCGATAGCGACACCTTTAATACAACACCAGGAACAACCaggttttgaaaaagatgatgaaaGCACATTTGATggagatgatgaagaagacgaTCATTACAGGCCCTCAATCCATGCCATCAAGGATACTATGAGTTACACCATTGTTGAATTGGTGATATCATTATTCACAGTAGCCCTTTTTGTTAATGCTGctattttgattgttgcCGGTGCCACATTAAGAAGTGGCGATTCAAAATTTGCTCGAGATGATGACAACGGACACGAGTCAGATTCTGATTCCGATGACGATTATCAAAATGCCGACTTATTCACtatttatcatttattgTCCAAGCATTTGTCACCAACTGCTGGATTTGTATTTGCATTAGCATTATTGTGTTCTGGTCAAAGTGCAGGGGTTGTTTGTACTTTAGCTGGTCAAATGGTGTCTGAAGGGTTTTTATCATGGAGTTTACCACCAGTTACCAGAAGATTGATTACAAGAGCTTTAGCTATTGCTCCTTgtcttcttgttgttagTTTTTCTGGTAGAGAAGGATTGGCTAAGATTTTGAATGCTAGTCAGGTGGTGttgtcaattttattaCCAGTGGTAAGTGCTCCACTTATTTGGTTCACTTGCAACAAACATACCATGAGAGTTCCTATTTTTGTCAGAGATGGCGATGAAGAGATTGATATGGAATATGATGGAGAACAGTCGACCCTGGTTGCCACCTCAAGGTTCAAAAGTTCAGAGCCAGCAATAAGGTTACAAAATTTACGTAATTCACATCCTTGTGCTAATTGGGAAGACGACGACGATgaacaattacaacaactCCATTTGCAAAATGAAGAGAATAGATTGTTGATTGGTGAAAATACCACTAATTTGGTTTATTCACTGCCACCAACATCGAATTTAATGTCTCGCTCAAACTCGGTTTCTGCCACTAATGGTGTACCAGATAGTCTGTCGTCGTCTTCTTCCACTACCATTGCTGCACAACTTCCATTAGAAGTATATGAAGATCTTAATCAAGATATTTTTCGAATCAAGGGATATAAAGACTTCA